In the Alkaliphilus flagellatus genome, one interval contains:
- a CDS encoding response regulator transcription factor, whose product MKVLLVEDEKQLSEALMQILKQNKYMVDGVHNGEDGLDYALTGIYDVIILDIMLPKLNGLEILKKIREENISTPVILLTAKGEVSDKIKGLDCGADDYLPKPFSTDELLARLRALTRRKGEVINDDTLYFGDFSLNLSTYILEGRKGNVRLALKELEILKYFLLRTGIVVNKEDLIIKIWGYESEAENNNIEVYISFLRKKLQYIGTQAKISTIRGVGYKLEE is encoded by the coding sequence ATGAAGGTTTTGTTAGTTGAGGATGAAAAACAATTATCAGAAGCATTAATGCAAATTTTAAAACAAAATAAGTATATGGTAGATGGGGTTCATAACGGTGAAGATGGCCTGGACTATGCTTTAACAGGTATTTATGATGTAATAATCTTGGATATAATGCTACCAAAACTAAATGGACTTGAAATATTGAAAAAGATAAGAGAAGAAAATATTTCTACTCCTGTTATATTGCTTACAGCTAAAGGAGAAGTATCAGACAAGATAAAGGGGCTGGACTGTGGTGCCGATGATTATCTTCCAAAACCATTTTCTACAGATGAGTTATTGGCAAGGCTAAGAGCATTAACTAGAAGAAAAGGCGAAGTGATAAACGATGACACATTGTATTTTGGAGATTTTTCTTTAAATTTATCTACCTACATACTTGAAGGTAGGAAAGGTAATGTAAGACTAGCACTTAAAGAATTAGAAATACTTAAATATTTTCTATTAAGGACTGGAATAGTAGTCAACAAAGAGGATCTTATAATAAAGATATGGGGGTATGAATCTGAAGCCGAGAATAATAATATAGAAGTATATATATCTTTTTTACGGAAAAAACTTCAATATATTGGGACACAAGCTAAAATATCTACCATTAGGGGAGTAGGTTATAAATTGGAGGAGTAA
- a CDS encoding polyphosphate polymerase domain-containing protein translates to MNKPKFRHEIKHFINSLDNCILRTRLKQIMSPDTFALEDGKYKIRSLYFDNFNDKALLEKINGVNNREKFRIRFYNDDPSFIKLEKKSKTRGLCLKDSVQISYENCKRIVEGDIAWMLDSNNPLLLELYIKMQNEFLRPKTVVDYTREAYMYKPGNVRITIDSNIKTGIFSKDLLNPNLPTIGMYPTGYSILEVKFDEFLPEIISDMLQTNEHRSTSVSKYAACRIYG, encoded by the coding sequence ATGAATAAACCAAAATTCAGACATGAAATAAAACATTTTATTAATAGTTTAGACAATTGTATTTTAAGAACTAGGTTAAAACAAATAATGAGTCCAGATACTTTTGCTCTTGAAGATGGCAAATATAAAATTAGAAGTTTATACTTTGATAACTTTAATGACAAAGCCCTTTTAGAAAAAATAAATGGAGTTAATAATCGTGAAAAGTTTAGAATTCGTTTTTATAATGATGATCCTTCGTTTATAAAACTTGAAAAAAAAAGTAAAACCAGAGGCTTATGTTTAAAGGATTCTGTGCAAATAAGCTATGAAAACTGTAAACGTATAGTAGAAGGAGACATAGCTTGGATGTTAGACTCTAATAACCCTTTACTTTTAGAGCTTTATATTAAAATGCAAAACGAGTTTTTACGACCTAAGACTGTGGTGGACTACACTAGAGAAGCCTATATGTATAAACCTGGTAATGTGAGAATTACTATAGATAGTAATATTAAAACTGGTATTTTTTCTAAGGATTTGCTTAATCCAAATTTACCTACAATAGGCATGTATCCTACAGGATATAGCATTTTAGAGGTTAAATTTGATGAGTTTCTACCTGAGATAATAAGCGATATGCTACAAACAAATGAGCATAGAAGCACATCAGTTTCTAAATATGCAGCTTGTAGAATATATGGCTAA
- a CDS encoding MATE family efflux transporter: protein MKDQTKIFRENNVLKALIQFAVPGVITILVSELYNMVDTFFVGKYVSANAVGALGIAFPIQRLIIATSLLIGVGTSTSIARSLGEKDYSKVNKNIANAITLGLIFSIVLPILIFLFRKGLIYNLGASDVIYPIAEKYISIVLIGSLFLSFTNIFGYCIIALGNPKVTVTALSIGTIVNIVLDYLLVAIFGMGVAGAAIATISSQTIGFIYALVKMYSCKRDFNLKLKMSFDLNISRSIISIGFATFIVEISDAIVIAVLNNLLLPTGGDTAIIIVGAITRVSMFMYITIIGISSGMQPLAAYNYGAKDYQKLNKIIDITTKMVSATSVILWSGMMIFSTQIFASFIKEADILVETVKAFRTTIIIFPVIGIYYVSIYYNQAINKARVSFFLSIYRQLLLFIPIVIVLVNTMGVKGAWITYPVTDAIAALTGVIFIKRGLSLLEDKLEFGGIIAEE, encoded by the coding sequence ATGAAAGATCAAACTAAAATATTTAGAGAGAACAATGTATTAAAAGCACTAATTCAATTTGCTGTACCTGGAGTAATAACCATTTTAGTTTCGGAGCTCTACAATATGGTAGACACATTTTTTGTAGGTAAATATGTAAGTGCCAATGCTGTTGGGGCCTTAGGCATTGCCTTTCCTATTCAAAGATTAATAATAGCTACATCTCTACTAATAGGAGTTGGTACTTCTACTTCTATTGCTAGATCCTTAGGTGAAAAGGATTATAGTAAGGTAAATAAAAATATTGCTAACGCTATCACTTTAGGACTAATATTTTCTATAGTGCTTCCAATATTAATCTTTTTATTTAGAAAAGGTTTAATTTACAATTTAGGTGCAAGTGATGTAATATATCCAATTGCCGAAAAATATATTTCAATAGTTTTAATAGGCAGTTTATTTTTGAGTTTTACTAATATCTTTGGGTATTGCATTATTGCACTTGGTAATCCTAAAGTAACTGTAACTGCACTTTCCATTGGTACTATTGTTAATATAGTGTTAGATTATTTATTAGTAGCAATATTTGGAATGGGCGTAGCAGGAGCTGCAATTGCAACTATTTCATCACAAACTATTGGTTTTATCTACGCTTTAGTAAAAATGTATAGCTGTAAAAGAGATTTTAATTTAAAACTTAAAATGTCCTTTGATTTAAATATATCAAGATCTATTATATCGATAGGATTTGCAACCTTTATAGTTGAAATATCAGATGCTATAGTAATAGCTGTTTTAAATAATCTATTACTACCTACTGGTGGAGATACAGCTATTATCATTGTAGGAGCAATTACAAGGGTATCTATGTTTATGTATATTACTATTATTGGGATTAGTTCTGGAATGCAGCCTTTGGCAGCCTATAATTATGGCGCTAAAGATTATCAAAAACTAAATAAAATTATTGATATAACAACTAAAATGGTTTCCGCTACTTCGGTAATTTTATGGAGTGGAATGATGATCTTTTCAACTCAAATATTTGCAAGTTTTATAAAAGAAGCTGATATTTTAGTCGAAACGGTTAAAGCCTTTAGAACTACAATTATTATTTTCCCAGTTATTGGAATTTACTATGTTTCTATTTACTATAATCAAGCAATAAATAAAGCGAGAGTTAGTTTCTTTTTATCTATATACCGACAACTGTTATTATTCATACCTATAGTTATTGTTTTAGTAAACACTATGGGTGTAAAGGGAGCATGGATAACATATCCAGTAACAGATGCTATTGCCGCTCTTACTGGTGTAATATTTATTAAAAGAGGTTTATCTTTATTAGAAGATAAACTGGAATTTGGCGGAATAATTGCAGAAGAATAA
- a CDS encoding DUF4956 domain-containing protein, with protein sequence MNAAKQITFNDIFKSSFLEKVTSFSLLDMVLAMGLAFVLGLFIFLVYKKTFKGVMYSINFGASLMAMTMVTTFIILAITSNVVLSLGMVGALSIVRFRSAVKEPIDIAFLFWSISVGIVIGAGLIPLAVLGSLFIGLVLIVFVNKKSTDNPYIVLVNMSGDKCEDNVIEFIRGRVSKYVIKSKTVSSGNNIELSVEIRLKNMSTTFINDITKFEGVNNAVLVSYNGEYMS encoded by the coding sequence ATGAATGCAGCAAAACAAATTACTTTTAATGATATTTTTAAGTCAAGTTTTCTTGAAAAAGTAACATCTTTCTCTCTTTTAGATATGGTTCTGGCCATGGGCCTTGCCTTTGTATTAGGCTTATTTATATTCTTAGTTTACAAAAAAACATTTAAAGGTGTAATGTACTCTATTAACTTTGGTGCTTCCCTTATGGCAATGACAATGGTTACAACTTTTATAATTCTAGCAATTACATCTAATGTAGTGCTATCTCTTGGTATGGTTGGTGCACTTTCTATTGTCAGATTCCGTTCTGCTGTTAAAGAGCCCATCGATATTGCCTTCTTATTTTGGTCCATAAGTGTTGGTATTGTCATTGGTGCAGGGCTTATTCCCCTTGCAGTATTAGGATCACTTTTTATAGGTCTAGTACTAATTGTATTTGTTAATAAGAAAAGTACAGATAATCCCTATATAGTGCTTGTTAATATGAGTGGAGATAAATGCGAAGATAATGTAATAGAGTTTATAAGAGGTAGAGTTAGCAAATATGTTATAAAATCAAAAACCGTATCATCTGGCAATAATATAGAACTATCTGTAGAAATAAGACTTAAAAATATGTCCACAACATTTATCAACGATATAACTAAGTTTGAAGGAGTAAATAACGCTGTACTTGTAAGCTACAACGGTGAATATATGTCTTAG
- a CDS encoding MATE family efflux transporter, translating to MTVEKLQNKQSIFYNTLLKLAIPIVIQNLITSSINMVDTIMIGKIGEIEIAAVGIANQYFFLFNLLIVGITSGAGIFISQYWGQKDKENIRRTLGLSLISSIIFSILFTIIAFIMPETIMKLFNKDPYVIGLGIHYLKIVSISYVFTAVSLVFGVSSRCVEDTVAPMLVSIVALLVNASLNYIFIFGHLGFPAMGVKGAALATLIARIVEAIVLIFYIYAKKGVLSAKWKQMLDINKSFIQRALRTIIPVVINDMCWAIAMIIYAIAYGNLGTQAMAAVQITTTIQNIFMVFTFGLANGAAVMIGHQVGAGNIEEGKEYTRRFVKLSIIVGIFIGIILALSAPTVLSFFNISEEVHNSALKILYITSLIMCIKVLGVVTIVGILRGGGDAGYALKVEALTMWGVGVPLAFLGSFVFKFPVEIVVLLVGLEEVTKVVFALKRLRTSEWIRQVTN from the coding sequence ATGACAGTAGAAAAATTACAAAACAAACAATCAATTTTTTATAATACACTATTAAAACTAGCAATACCAATTGTTATACAAAATCTTATTACATCTTCTATTAACATGGTGGATACTATAATGATAGGTAAAATAGGAGAAATTGAAATTGCAGCCGTAGGTATAGCTAACCAATATTTCTTTTTATTTAATCTTCTAATAGTTGGTATAACAAGCGGAGCTGGAATATTTATATCTCAATATTGGGGACAAAAAGATAAAGAAAATATTCGTAGAACCTTAGGACTCAGCCTAATATCCAGTATAATATTTTCTATTCTTTTCACAATAATAGCCTTTATAATGCCAGAGACAATAATGAAACTGTTTAATAAAGACCCTTATGTAATCGGGCTTGGGATACATTATTTAAAGATAGTTTCTATAAGCTATGTTTTTACTGCTGTATCCTTAGTATTTGGAGTATCATCCCGATGTGTCGAAGATACAGTTGCACCTATGCTAGTTAGCATAGTAGCCCTACTAGTAAATGCAAGCTTAAACTATATTTTTATCTTTGGACACTTAGGTTTCCCTGCAATGGGTGTAAAAGGAGCTGCCCTTGCTACTCTGATTGCTAGAATAGTGGAAGCTATAGTTTTAATCTTTTATATTTATGCTAAAAAAGGAGTTTTATCAGCTAAGTGGAAACAAATGTTAGATATAAACAAAAGCTTTATACAAAGAGCTTTACGAACTATTATTCCTGTAGTTATAAATGATATGTGTTGGGCTATAGCTATGATTATTTATGCTATTGCCTATGGTAATTTAGGCACACAGGCTATGGCTGCTGTACAGATTACAACTACAATTCAAAATATTTTTATGGTATTTACCTTTGGTCTTGCAAACGGTGCCGCGGTAATGATAGGACATCAAGTTGGAGCTGGAAACATAGAGGAAGGCAAGGAATATACAAGAAGATTTGTAAAACTTTCTATAATTGTAGGGATTTTTATAGGAATTATACTTGCCCTTAGTGCACCCACTGTACTTTCATTCTTTAATATTTCAGAAGAAGTGCACAATAGCGCATTAAAAATTTTATATATTACTTCTCTTATAATGTGTATAAAAGTACTTGGCGTAGTTACTATAGTAGGCATTTTAAGAGGTGGAGGGGATGCAGGTTATGCCCTCAAGGTAGAAGCCTTAACTATGTGGGGAGTAGGAGTCCCTTTAGCTTTTCTAGGATCATTTGTGTTTAAATTTCCAGTAGAAATAGTAGTACTATTGGTAGGATTAGAGGAAGTAACAAAGGTAGTATTCGCATTAAAAAGATTAAGAACAAGCGAATGGATACGTCAGGTTACTAACTAA
- a CDS encoding polysaccharide deacetylase family protein yields MSKKSLLLLILTLIFTALIVRSIYSPNMVKPAGIDNSSISDSTRFAKKIPVLVYHHLLKDEENTMKNNASIISVENFQEQMELLYNEGYSSITLEELEGFILGERELPSRSVLITFDDGYKSNYEYAYPILKEYGFISTIFMITDRISDTTVSFDPTQIQYLSWEEMELSQDVFKFACHTHKLHYLTDDNKSYVVTKPRAEVKEDLRKNLELVHNPYFAYPYGHYTDETIQILHDLEYKMAFTVKEGFVKTGDPIFELNRQGVFPSTTIAKFKIKVGLSREPLLKKLIKSFLNLIRPKH; encoded by the coding sequence ATGAGTAAAAAATCACTATTGTTACTAATACTAACTTTAATATTTACAGCTCTTATTGTTAGATCTATCTATTCTCCTAATATGGTAAAACCTGCAGGTATTGATAATAGCTCTATCTCTGATTCAACTAGGTTTGCTAAAAAAATTCCTGTTTTGGTCTATCATCATCTACTTAAAGATGAAGAGAATACTATGAAAAATAATGCTTCTATTATATCCGTAGAAAATTTCCAAGAACAAATGGAATTATTATACAACGAAGGATATAGTAGTATAACCTTAGAAGAGCTTGAAGGATTTATACTTGGAGAAAGAGAGCTACCTTCAAGGAGTGTTCTAATTACCTTTGATGATGGCTACAAGAGTAATTATGAATATGCCTATCCAATTTTAAAAGAATACGGATTTATTTCCACAATATTTATGATTACGGATAGAATTTCCGATACAACAGTTTCATTCGACCCTACTCAGATACAATATCTTAGCTGGGAAGAGATGGAGTTAAGCCAAGATGTTTTTAAGTTTGCATGTCATACACATAAACTTCATTACTTAACTGATGATAATAAAAGTTATGTAGTAACCAAGCCTAGGGCAGAAGTAAAAGAGGATCTAAGGAAAAACCTAGAGCTTGTACATAATCCCTACTTTGCTTACCCATATGGTCACTATACGGATGAAACCATTCAGATTCTACATGATTTGGAATATAAGATGGCCTTTACAGTTAAAGAAGGCTTCGTAAAAACTGGAGACCCTATATTTGAACTTAATAGACAGGGTGTTTTTCCATCTACCACAATAGCAAAATTTAAGATTAAAGTTGGACTAAGCCGAGAGCCTTTATTAAAAAAATTAATAAAAAGTTTTTTAAACTTAATAAGACCTAAACACTAA
- a CDS encoding sensor histidine kinase: MFKELKQKFVIINMSLLTFVFVAIFIAIYILTAFGGERQLAFDLDKIINAPPKPFPGGPRVATSLVVELNKNNEIIVFSSFIAMEEDIIKEAVSKAIEIHEDSGKIKAGDFNYSFLKRETPFGTKIAFVDRSPLQESLRDILIIFVIVGGGSLIVLFLISVYLANRTIKPIKEAFEKQEQFVADASHELKTPLAIIKTNLAVISANQEETIESQSKWIGFIHSQTERMSNLINDMLSLAKMDSLEQALLFQSFNLSNVLDGVLLSFEAALFENSIELETDIQEEIYFYGHKESFERLINTLVDNAVKNTPKGGVISANLRYKKSNIEIVIKNTGLGIMPENTDKIFERFYREDSSRARESGGYGLGLAIAKSIVQKHNGKIYVESNIGVDTSFIVKLPQSRV, translated from the coding sequence ATGTTTAAAGAATTAAAACAAAAGTTTGTTATTATAAACATGTCCCTTTTAACCTTTGTTTTTGTAGCTATTTTTATTGCAATATATATACTAACCGCATTCGGTGGGGAGCGTCAACTAGCTTTTGATCTTGATAAAATTATCAATGCCCCTCCAAAGCCATTCCCAGGAGGGCCGAGGGTAGCTACAAGTCTAGTTGTAGAGTTAAATAAAAACAATGAAATTATTGTATTCTCCTCTTTTATAGCTATGGAGGAAGATATTATTAAAGAGGCCGTATCGAAAGCCATAGAAATACACGAGGATTCTGGAAAAATTAAAGCGGGAGATTTTAATTATTCTTTTCTTAAAAGAGAAACTCCTTTTGGCACAAAAATAGCATTTGTTGATAGAAGTCCGCTTCAGGAAAGTTTAAGAGATATTTTGATTATCTTTGTTATAGTAGGTGGGGGAAGCCTTATTGTATTATTTTTAATTAGTGTATATTTAGCTAATCGTACTATTAAACCTATTAAAGAAGCCTTTGAAAAACAAGAGCAGTTTGTTGCAGATGCATCCCATGAGCTTAAAACTCCACTGGCCATAATTAAAACCAATTTAGCTGTAATTTCAGCGAATCAAGAGGAAACTATAGAAAGCCAGTCAAAGTGGATCGGTTTTATACACTCACAAACCGAAAGAATGTCAAATCTTATTAATGATATGTTGTCTTTAGCTAAAATGGATTCATTAGAACAAGCTTTACTTTTCCAAAGTTTTAATTTAAGTAATGTGTTAGATGGAGTCTTATTATCCTTTGAGGCAGCCCTATTTGAAAATAGTATTGAACTAGAGACAGATATTCAGGAAGAGATATATTTTTACGGGCATAAGGAAAGTTTTGAGCGTTTAATTAACACATTAGTAGATAATGCAGTGAAAAACACACCCAAAGGTGGTGTGATTTCAGCAAATTTAAGATATAAAAAAAGTAATATAGAAATTGTTATAAAAAACACTGGGTTAGGGATTATGCCTGAAAATACTGATAAAATATTTGAAAGGTTTTATCGTGAAGATTCTTCTCGTGCAAGAGAGAGTGGTGGCTATGGCCTAGGTTTAGCTATTGCAAAATCAATTGTACAAAAACATAACGGTAAAATATATGTTGAAAGCAATATTGGAGTTGATACTTCATTTATTGTGAAGCTACCTCAAAGCAGGGTATAA
- a CDS encoding methylglyoxal synthase — protein sequence MDIVNDYTIIKMKKQKNIALIAHDNRKEDLVNWVKANKDRLENHFLCGTGTTAKLIADTAELPIIAFKSGPLGGDQQIGSRIAEGNIDFMIFFWDPLEAQPHDPDVKALLRIAVLYDIPVANNRSTADFLLSSPLMNEEYDRKIIDYSKRISSRAKEYSNNIGNK from the coding sequence ATGGATATAGTAAATGATTATACTATAATTAAAATGAAAAAGCAAAAGAATATAGCACTTATTGCACATGATAATAGAAAAGAAGATTTAGTAAATTGGGTGAAAGCAAATAAAGATAGGTTAGAAAATCACTTTTTATGTGGAACTGGAACTACTGCTAAGCTTATTGCAGACACTGCTGAGTTACCAATTATAGCTTTTAAAAGTGGACCTTTAGGTGGAGATCAGCAGATAGGATCTCGTATAGCAGAAGGGAATATAGACTTTATGATATTTTTTTGGGACCCATTAGAAGCCCAACCTCATGACCCTGATGTTAAAGCATTACTTCGTATTGCAGTTCTATATGATATACCTGTTGCAAATAATCGTTCTACAGCGGACTTTTTACTTTCTTCTCCGCTGATGAATGAGGAATACGATAGGAAAATAATTGATTATTCTAAAAGGATAAGTAGTAGGGCTAAAGAGTACAGTAATAATATAGGTAATAAATAA
- the cysK gene encoding cysteine synthase A gives MSKIHKSLTELIGKTPLLELSNYNKKHDLGAKIIAKLEYFNPAGSVKDRIAYAMIVDAEEKGLLKTNSVIIEPTSGNTGIGLASVAAARGYRIILTMPETMSIERRNLLKAYGAEIVLTDGAKGMKGAIEKADELSAEIENSFIPSQFSNPSNPLIHKRTTGPEIWDDTDGKVDIFVSGIGTGGTITGAGEYLKSKNPDIKIVAIEPTDSPVLSEGKAGPHKIQGIGAGFVPDTLNIKIYDEIIKVSNEDAFAIGKELAKTEGLLVGISSGAAIFAATELAKRAENAGKNIVVILPDTGERYLSTPLFED, from the coding sequence ATGTCAAAAATTCACAAAAGTTTAACTGAGCTTATTGGGAAAACCCCACTTCTAGAGCTTTCAAACTATAATAAGAAGCATGATTTGGGTGCAAAAATAATTGCAAAACTAGAATATTTTAACCCAGCAGGCAGCGTAAAGGACAGAATTGCCTATGCAATGATTGTTGATGCTGAAGAAAAAGGCCTACTAAAAACTAATTCAGTTATCATTGAACCGACAAGTGGGAATACAGGAATAGGTCTTGCATCTGTTGCAGCTGCAAGAGGATACCGAATAATTCTTACAATGCCTGAAACAATGAGTATAGAGCGACGTAATCTTTTAAAAGCCTATGGGGCAGAGATTGTACTTACAGATGGCGCAAAAGGTATGAAGGGTGCAATTGAGAAAGCTGATGAACTGTCAGCAGAGATAGAAAACTCATTTATTCCAAGTCAATTTTCTAACCCTTCCAATCCGTTGATCCATAAGAGAACAACAGGACCAGAAATTTGGGATGATACTGATGGTAAGGTTGATATTTTTGTTTCTGGTATTGGTACAGGAGGAACAATAACAGGGGCTGGTGAATATTTAAAATCAAAAAATCCTGATATTAAAATTGTGGCAATTGAGCCTACTGACTCACCTGTTCTTTCAGAGGGCAAGGCAGGGCCGCACAAAATTCAAGGTATTGGTGCAGGTTTTGTTCCAGATACTCTTAATATAAAAATTTATGATGAAATAATTAAAGTTAGTAATGAGGATGCTTTTGCAATTGGGAAAGAACTTGCTAAAACAGAAGGTCTTCTTGTAGGAATATCATCTGGTGCGGCTATATTTGCAGCAACAGAGCTTGCAAAACGTGCTGAAAATGCAGGAAAAAACATTGTTGTAATTCTTCCCGACACAGGTGAACGTTATTTATCTACTCCATTATTTGAAGATTAA
- a CDS encoding TDE2712 family protein — protein sequence MIKRITIKLNVIEGMLYYWQATAEKEKVGENYIINMAELPEMTYLYDSEFNQESMRKVLSAVSNREVLNSDSKKERKFWNNNMWMLEDLEYTNMMVKPLKTLNLDSIIDELNSKNGSEKYEELEVIFLPGHQDEYSIVGNKLIINFFRVKPDLYDEYKIMIGETLLLDYIEEKLIELISE from the coding sequence ATGATTAAAAGAATAACAATAAAATTAAATGTTATTGAAGGAATGCTTTATTACTGGCAAGCAACTGCTGAAAAAGAAAAGGTAGGAGAGAATTATATAATTAATATGGCAGAACTACCTGAAATGACTTATCTATATGATAGTGAATTTAACCAAGAATCTATGCGAAAAGTACTTAGTGCCGTGTCTAACAGAGAAGTTTTAAATAGTGATAGCAAAAAAGAAAGAAAGTTTTGGAACAATAATATGTGGATGCTAGAAGATTTAGAGTATACAAATATGATGGTTAAGCCATTAAAGACTTTAAATTTAGATTCAATAATAGATGAATTAAATAGTAAAAATGGGTCAGAGAAATATGAAGAACTTGAGGTGATTTTCCTACCTGGACATCAAGATGAATATTCGATTGTAGGAAACAAACTAATTATTAATTTTTTTAGAGTTAAGCCAGATTTATATGATGAATATAAAATAATGATTGGAGAAACTTTATTATTAGACTATATTGAGGAAAAATTGATAGAATTGATTAGTGAGTAA